atcatcagtcaagatacaaaagcaattagagctgcctgtatcagaccgaacaatcagacaacgtgctgttgaagccggattgttttctcgacgccctgcaaagaaaccgctgatttcactaaaaaactagaagaaaagactcctgtttgctacatctcatattgactagaatgtgcagaaatggcgaactgtcccgTTTAGTGATgcatcgaagttcaacatcattgggagcgatggcatttgccgtgtacgtcgaccggccgggaaacgcctcgatttacgttactgccataagaccctgaagcatggtggaggcaatttaatggtctgggggtgtttttctgctaacggtctaggtccaatacatcgaaacgatggaataatggaccgtttcatttataaaaatatcctgaaagatgttatgttacctcatgctgaatgaaatatgccaataaaatgggtttttcagcaagacaacgatccgaaaaacacactgcaaaagtagtcaagcagtggtttcaagacaaccacctatcggtgatggattggccgcctcaatctccggatttCAACTCTattgagaacctgtgggagatcgttaaccgcagaattaatcgtgaaggtgttcgtaagaaggatcaactgtttggacaaatccaaaaggcctgggcagcaattccacaaagtttcattgatcacctgatcaaatctatgcctcgaagatacaaggctgtgatcaacaacaaaggattcgccacgaaatattgatagcgaaatacagcttggtcaacgtTTTGtcgagttgcacttgttttgaccagaaggaaatcaactttttttaatacttttgattaatttattaattttcgtgtacaaataatgaactttgtgttgaataaaacttgaagaactttgtctctaaacagttgcatagttatttctctaaattgaaaaaatacagcaattttatataacgaaactaaattagcattatttggttgcactcgttttgtccgatactgtatatattCCAAAATCTCATTATCcatattaatttgaaaagttaTAATTGCAATTTACCATTCTTATCTTCTATGAGGTCCtgtccttttttttattaatttattttttatttttatttttctatttttatggaaaaatagttgtatcttattaataatttataaacttgttgtcaattttttcaatttatttttttaataaatttattaaaaaaatttttttttggaaaagtttttaaatatagaattaTTTGAAGAATAAAACTAccttaacttttcttttctttttttttgaaagatgaaCAAATGcaccaataataataatgctTATTAAAATGATGACCACAACCACAATGATCACAATGTAAGACTTATTATTTAACGTACTACTAGCAGCAGGTTCAGTAGTGCTTTGGTCAATAACTGTCAAAGTTGGGTCAGgtttaaattgattattatataccATTACATTGAAGCTGTTGCTTGTTAAACTTGATCTAACATTAGATTCATAGAGATTTAAATTATCTTGTGATCCTCTCACTTgagaaataacaaaaacacttcCTATCAtgaattaagaattaaaattaattcaatataatgaatgataaaaataaaagacaagcaaaactaattataatgaataaaaactttttaacttatataattaaatattatatatatatatattatatatatatatatattatatatatatacatatatatatatatatatatatatatatatatatatatatatatatatatatatatatatatatatatatatatatatatatatatatatatatatatatatatatatatatgtatatatatacatatatatatatatgtagcaaaatatatataaaatgtatcaTATAAAATagagttatatattattattataatacaattaaaagtattataaattaaagtaatataaacaaatgaccgtgtaattaatataataaataaaataaaaacattctaacCATCAGAAATTGAGCAATTAATACTGGCTGCTATATTGAAAGATAACCATGGTTTACAAAAGACATCTGTTGCATTTATTATTCCACTTAAATTGGCAATTGTTGCATTAAAATCAAGatcatactttattttaaaagttttcataacAATTGTTGAAGCGGTTGTTTTTGCTGTTGGTACCACTGTTGGTACCACTGTTGGTCCCACTGAAGAAGTAAAATAACTAGTAACATTTTGGGATAAGGTTTGTAGTGGATGGGATGAGTTTATagtgttaaaagaaaaactttggAGGTTATTTATTTGAGTGTTGACATTGATTGGAAAGTTATAAGATTCTATATTCATAAATGTTGTTGAAATAACTACATTTGAGATACCAAATGTACTCTTTACTAAAAACACATCCTCAGTGTAGTTTACTGGTGTTACTTGAATTGAGGTTGGAGACACATTATCTGCATAGTTTATAGGCATTGTTTGAATTGAGGTTGAAGACATATTTACAGTGTCGTTAACAGGTTTTGTTTGAATTGAGGTTGAAGACATATTTACAATGTCGTTAACAGGTTTTGTTTGAATCGAGGTTGAAGACATATTTACAGTGTCGTTAACAGGTGTTATTTGAATTGAGGTTAAATAATAGGAGAAATGTGTATAtgatgtattaaaaattgattggtTTACTTCAAGTTCATTTATAGATTGAGCTGCAATCCCTTCCtttaaattaatgcaaacaAGCATGCAaacaaaagctaaaaaaagGTGATATGcctataaaacatttataatataaatttaacatataCCTAAtgtacttttaatattattattgttcagATTCACtaccaacaaagctgcaagcaaccttAAGTtcggagttactaggaaaaaaaaagaatagagtcatagagcaaggaaacggttgacataagccttgaaaagttgtaggtcGCATGAGTCAGTAAGatatgaagatgggagagagttcctaagagttgaagtgcggggaaaaaaattAGGTGATTggaagtttttagagcatgcaggaaaggatacagtaaaagaacgagactttgctgaatgacgagtTAATCGATAATGAGTTTTGCTTGATGGAattagagatgatagctcccTCTATTTTGTTGACATAGTTAATTGACAGCCCCAAAGGTAAGCTGTgacaattgattaaaaaaaccaattggcAGGATGGCAGGAGATGTTGTGTCATAAGAGCTGCTTctaatttaatgtaatttatttatttttaaataatgtttttagattttatataaaaaatgttttgaacaaaaaaagaactcaatattttagttttttaattattttcaatatttccaataatttagtttatacgcaataatatttttaaaaaattaacatcaacATGTTTGTATTCTAGCAATAGTATTGTGtactaaataaatacaaaattattttttcaagtaattaataacttttaaacaatatagTAAATGCAAAACTCTAATATCTTTTTATGCtaatttcagataaaaaataacCAGACACCTTTTTCACCTTATAATTGTCTTTcaataacttaaacaaaaataaacttacaaaaaaacttacttaataaaaataaaaacataataaagcCTACAAATTAGTAGTTTTGAAAGAGTTGTTTTTACTAATAGTCACAAAGTTCTTTCACAGCAAatctataatttaatattaaataccaATCAGCATCAAATGAAGTTTATGCAAAACATATTTTGGCAATATGTAACATTTTGCCGAGGTGAAGATTTTGATGAGTACTAACAAGTTCTTAAAGTTGAAGCAATAAAATGTAACTCTATACAAAAACctacaataaaatttaactttacaaatatttacgATAAAATGTAACTCAACACAAATATCTGCAATAAATTATAATTCTATACAAAAATCTGCAATAAAATGTAACTCTATACAAATATCTGCAATTGAATATTAgaataaatatatcaaaaatttataacaagaatAAATTCACAACATATCAGAGAGGGTCTACAAGAAAATATCTGATCAAAATGTTTCCTATTGTAACCTCTCTATCTGCAAAGCTTGAGCCTCTTgcccattgtcgtaaagttgtATCTCTTTGTCTTTTCTACAAACtctatcatggttgctgctcaatgGACCTATCATCTTTAGttccaacaacaaaaaataattttcacttgggttgtcattcagctaagtctcattaatttactgtatctgtccctgaatgctctaaaaacttttatttgtctagccCTTTTACCCACATTTTAACCCTTTGGAACACTCTTTCATATTCATGTTTTCTTGATTCGTACAACCTACTACTCTTTAAGTCTTATGTCAATAGTTTCCTAACTATTGacagaatattatatatatatatatatatatatatatatatatatatatatatatatatacatatatatatatatatatatatatatatatatatatatatatatatatatatatatatatatatatacatatatatatatatatatatatatatatatatatatatatatatatatatatatatatatatatatatatatatatatatatatatatatgtatacaccagttgttaattaaatataacaaatataaataaacaatgtttattgtGTCAATATATAACACTGAAAccaataaagataaaattgagGAAGATAAAGTTATCTAAGAGGTTTTTATACAGGACTGCTTCAACCATGTTAATCTTCAAGCATacgaaaatgaaaataatttcagaattaTTTGTCCTATTTAAATCAGAAGTTAAAATATGAACTAAGATGTtgtcattaaagttaaatttagtagCGTAAGtaatgaatttttgaatatttcccaaaaaaaacaaaaaaatggacCCCTgcgttttttttccaaaaaaaccCGTCACATCTCTAATCATCAgcaacaatgccaccttagatgtgagaatatctggaagatcattaatgtaaattaaaaagagtatagggccaaggatatgACCTTGAGGAATTCCTGAAATAataggatatgaagaagagtgctgacaacttttatactacgattggtaagaaaggattaaataatctttaagacgttacctgatacaccgtaaCAACCGTAGCAGTAAGAGAATACTGGAACTGTGGGAATCACAAACATTCAAATTTGTCTGTTCTACAAGGAAATcaatttgtaatatataagtatagGTTGGTTATTTTGCCAAGTTTCCCTCTAAGCTAACAGCAGCAAGAATATGACTTTAATCAACTTCAAAAATGCAATCCTTTCACATAATGACTAAACTACCTTAAACATAAAACTGAGTTAATAAAGtctttaatcaattttgaaaatgcaATGCTTTTATTTGCATGATCAAACTACCTTAAACATAGAACTAATACACGACCTTGAACATAAAACTGATTTAGACAATTAGTATGAGAGCGATAGCATTTTatattctaactttttttaatgtcttaGCAAATATATGTAAGAAACTGAGTCATTGTGATTGTGCAGGAgataatattactaatataaaagtaaaaaataaagtggCTTTCATTCTGTATTATAACATAACGTTCTGATTGTGGTTGGATGAAGTCTATTCACCAAACACAATCGAATCAAGTTAATTAGTGTTGATAGATGTTCAACCTCGGCTGCTAGCGTTGGTTGAATACAGATGTGAACAATGGCACTATCATTACTTATTATACTTATCATTGGAATTTgataagtaagttttttatcttagaattgcttttttatttaacaaaatctaaaacgaagaattttaaaaacgcctAGCAAAGTATATGCACATAGCAACGCatgaaatttatttgtaatgcCGAGCAAAGCACATagcaaacataaaaatttatttgtaaatatgtgTGTAATGTatatactttgctttatttgttatgcaaattataaaaactttgattttgttTCAAAGTAACAAAACCACATTTTTAACTCTAAAACTTGAAGCTTTtagtaatacttttaaagttgtttCGAGCTTCATTTGAATTTTGCATACttttgttttatgaaaattatacgTATCTAATAAAGAgatcctttttaaaaataaattcacaaaataaaaaagcagaaTGTTGTGCTTGTTTAACAGGCTGTAGTCTTTGCAAAGTGGAAATGCATATTGGTTAGAAAAGCATACgaatgtaataaaaagaaatttagtaataataaacattaaaattgttCATGTCTTGTAaacttttctatttaaaaaaacttgtattgttaagaaaagaaaagggctccaaaaattgtttcaagaaAAATGGAGACCCCGTAAAAAAGGACAAAATTATTGGAGAATGGAATATACAATAGATAAAATATCAGTAAGTGACAAAGTTTCATGGCTAAAGACAAAATGGATAAACTTGAGAAAAGGATCACTACCCTTATTCAAATTATTGTAACGTAAAAATGAAAGCTCACAAATGAAAAGTGATCTTTTTGATCTCGTGCAATTCATACCATCTGTccatcataacttttttttttgctcttaaaaatGACAAGGAAGCAACTGATAGAGATCTAAATGATAATTCTGTTGACAAAAGCCCTAATTTGTGCATATTGCATTATCTTTGGTCCAGGTATACCGTGTAGTAATAATTAAAGTGAGATAGAAAAGTCACGATTAAACAGTTTATTGTAGCTAACCAACTTATTTgactatatattaatttaatttattaatttttaaatcttaaaaatatgaAGCTGCctaaacttttgatattttttgaaatagcaatattttgatagaaaaatcattattaagtcatagaaacaacataataaaataaaaacaatagtttcaGAAATTTGAAGTATCAAAGTTGCCTAACCTACTCTAAGTTAGGATACCTAGTGGTATCCTAACTTTGAGTAGATTTTTTCATATGTCCATTGAAACGTATTTCGATTCAAATTTACAATATAGATGAAGCATCTtcataaataatgattttactATTTTGGGTGTTGCCTTCACACCCAAAACAGTAAAATCAATTGTTTTTGTTGAGATGGTTCATCTGTTAAGATGAACCATCTTAACAAGTCATTTTGTTAAGATGGTTCATCTTAACAGATCATAACTGTCTTTTTGTTAAGATGGTTCAAGATTTTCCATGCTTTATCTGTAGGCTTACTATAAAGTTGTGAACCGAGACAAGCAGGACAAgggcaaaaatataaaaataaatgtaaagagAGAAAAATAGTGCTTTTTTATGCTTCATTTATACATGGCACCCATAACTAGGTTTTAAGAgaggcttttttaaaaaaggatgaCCTTAGTTGCTTTATTGCTCTTTGCCTACTTGGATCTAGGTctaggtttttttattatttgttaagtctgtcaaaataaaaataaaaataattgattaacATTATATTGGTTATACCTCTCCCAAATTGCGCATGTTCCTGGAAATGTGATCAAATGTGTTTCATGATTGAAAAAACGCTGACAGGTTCCTGGCAGTAGGGTTGTAAAAAACTGTGAAATTGTCTGACTGGTTAACTGTCGAAAAACCTGTTTTGTTAACAAATACCCGGttacttgttaaaaaaacaggttttttcttataaagtaggtgataaaaatttttgattcaaTGATGCCACTTATTTAGAAATGTTctgtttctaaattttattttacttcaagTGTCTATGTTACACAAGTATAAATTACGGTTTAGAAATACTAGCGTCTCCACTGTCATGGATGCCAAAGATACATGCAGTTGATTGATCACATTCCCAGCAGTTGAGAAAGCGTATTCTTATATCACTGAAGTCGCATATATGTACATGTTCTTGTGTGCTAAAGTATCATAATTATATCTTCTATCTTTCAggttttgaaagaaatttttctgagagacaaattaataaataacttggATGAATTTCTGTTTTACGTAAAAGAAAACATTGTATAACTATAATCAACTACTTAAATAGATGAAGAACGTGCGGCATCAGAAACTTCAGCCTTGTTTTTAGCACtctttaaatgagttttaatgCTTGCTCATCCACCAGATGCAacagaaaaattgtttaaaaaatactgaaacaTCACTTTGCTGTCcttaactaaaagattttttacatatgAGTAACCTTTTTGTAGTTCattcttaaattttcaaaatcagatCTTCTAAAACTTCCTATTGAAAATGAGTCCTTGTTCAAGGGTGTACCCAATTTCATAAAAAAGCCAAAACTTCAAccgaacaaaataataaatttcaaaaatattgcttttagtTAGTGTCAAACGGTTAAGACTGTTTGAATTCATGGCCAAGCAGTtctaacatataaaaatattttcctcaGTGTAATAGTCCAAAAAACCAGTTTAGGAACATGATAGCAATACAATTGAGTATATAAAGGATAAATGTATTTGCATAGACGAAGAAATATGTGATGGCTGAGTTTCTTAAATTTGAAAgccatgtttttcttttttctttatgttttatggtctTTAGTACGCTTTTAATATTTCGctaaattcaaaataagatttttaaatttttgattacaCATTTATCCTGAAATATTCAAGACTTAAATACAGAGGTTAGTTTTTAAGGACGTATCGTAGTCCAGGCTACGGTACTCTAAAGCCTTGACTTTTGGTAAGGCTTTAGAGCTTCAGCCTAAACCAGGGTTATTATTTACCAAATCCTTGCTtatggtaagttttttttcGAT
This Hydra vulgaris chromosome 04, alternate assembly HydraT2T_AEP DNA region includes the following protein-coding sequences:
- the LOC105844297 gene encoding uncharacterized protein LOC105844297 isoform X2, which produces MEIFKSFVCMLVCINLKEGIAAQSINELEVNQSIFNTSYTHFSYYLTSIQITPVNDTVNMSSTSIQTKPVNDIVNMSSTSIQTKPVNDTVNMSSTSIQTMPINYADNVSPTSIQVTPVNYTEDVFLVKSTFGISNVVISTTFMNIESYNFPINVNTQINNLQSFSFNTINSSHPLQTLSQNVTSYFTSSVGPTVVPTVVPTAKTTASTIVMKTFKIKYDLDFNATIANLSGIINATDVFCKPWLSFNIAASINCSISDGSVFVISQVRGSQDNLNLYESNVRSSLTSNSFNVMVYNNQFKPDPTLTVIDQSTTEPAASSTLNNKSYIVIIVVVVIILISIIIIGAFVHLSKKKKRKVKTKVSSTSSMKELQLNAPLNHSKRGGNTGNQNQAFEE